Proteins found in one Paraburkholderia caballeronis genomic segment:
- the nagE gene encoding N-acetylglucosamine-specific PTS transporter subunit IIBC yields the protein MEGNPFLKIQSLGRALMLPIAVLPVAGLLLRFGQADMLNIKIIADAGGAIFDNLPLLFAIGIAVGFAKDNNGVAALAGALGYLVQVAVMKDINDKLNMGVLSGVVAGIVAGMLYNRFKDIRLPEFLAFFGGKRFVPIVTGLVCVVLGVVFGYVWQPVQAAIDTAGHWLTTAGAIGTFVYGLLNRLLLVTGLHHILNSLVWFVFGTFTPPGGGAAVSGDLHRFFAGDPSAGGFMAGFFPVMMFGLPAACLAMLHEAPKARRPAVAGLLMSMALTSFLTGVTEPIEFTFMFLAPVLYAIHAVLTGLSLAICSLLGIKLGFTFSAGAIDYVLNYGLSTHGWQAIPLGIAYAVVYYGLFRFFIRRFDLPTPGREPANGDAAAAPAAAGAAVPAGAVATPRAAGYLAALGGAANLKVVDACTTRLRLSVADPANVSEAALRSLGARGVLKRGGESVQVIIGPEADIIADEIRSEIWRGGAVAETPAQGGTARASASSVQAAAPAGSTPAVDAGPLDPDPVGWLGALGGAANITSLDAVAATRLRVVVRNGALIDRQRLGALDVAWISANTLHLVVGSSAARYVQQFAPHLPAVGSGPAVQPA from the coding sequence ATGGAAGGAAACCCGTTTCTGAAGATCCAGAGCCTGGGTCGTGCGCTGATGCTGCCGATCGCAGTGCTGCCGGTCGCCGGCCTGCTGCTGCGCTTCGGCCAAGCGGACATGCTCAACATCAAGATCATCGCCGACGCCGGCGGCGCGATCTTCGACAACCTGCCATTGCTGTTCGCGATCGGCATCGCGGTCGGCTTCGCGAAGGACAACAACGGCGTCGCGGCGCTTGCGGGCGCGCTCGGTTATCTGGTGCAGGTCGCCGTGATGAAGGACATCAACGACAAGCTCAACATGGGCGTGCTGTCGGGCGTGGTGGCCGGGATCGTCGCGGGGATGCTGTACAACCGCTTCAAGGACATCAGGCTGCCCGAGTTCCTCGCGTTCTTCGGCGGCAAGCGTTTCGTGCCGATCGTGACCGGGCTGGTCTGCGTGGTGCTCGGCGTCGTGTTCGGCTACGTGTGGCAGCCGGTGCAGGCGGCGATCGATACCGCCGGCCACTGGCTGACGACGGCCGGCGCGATCGGCACGTTCGTCTATGGGCTGTTGAACCGGCTGCTGCTCGTGACCGGGCTGCACCACATCCTGAACTCGCTCGTGTGGTTCGTGTTCGGCACGTTCACGCCGCCGGGCGGCGGCGCGGCGGTCAGCGGCGACCTGCATCGTTTCTTCGCGGGCGACCCGAGCGCCGGCGGTTTCATGGCCGGCTTCTTCCCGGTGATGATGTTCGGCCTGCCGGCCGCGTGTCTCGCGATGCTGCACGAGGCGCCGAAGGCGCGGCGTCCGGCGGTCGCGGGGCTGCTGATGTCGATGGCGCTGACGTCGTTTTTGACCGGCGTGACCGAGCCGATCGAATTCACGTTCATGTTCCTCGCGCCGGTGCTGTACGCGATCCATGCGGTGCTGACCGGGTTGTCGCTCGCGATCTGCTCGCTGCTCGGCATCAAGCTCGGCTTCACGTTCTCGGCGGGCGCGATCGACTACGTGCTGAACTACGGGCTGTCGACGCACGGCTGGCAGGCCATTCCGCTCGGCATCGCGTATGCGGTCGTGTACTACGGGTTGTTCCGCTTCTTCATCCGCCGCTTCGACCTGCCGACGCCGGGACGCGAGCCGGCGAACGGCGACGCGGCCGCCGCGCCTGCCGCCGCCGGCGCAGCCGTCCCGGCCGGCGCCGTTGCGACGCCGCGGGCGGCCGGCTACCTCGCGGCGCTCGGCGGCGCGGCGAACCTCAAAGTCGTCGATGCGTGCACCACGCGGCTGCGGCTGTCGGTGGCCGATCCGGCGAACGTGTCGGAAGCCGCACTGCGGTCGCTCGGTGCGCGCGGTGTGCTCAAGCGCGGCGGCGAAAGCGTGCAGGTGATCATCGGGCCGGAGGCGGACATCATCGCCGATGAAATTCGCAGCGAGATCTGGCGCGGCGGTGCGGTGGCCGAAACGCCGGCGCAGGGCGGGACGGCTCGCGCATCGGCTTCTTCTGTGCAGGCTGCGGCGCCGGCCGGATCGACGCCGGCCGTCGATGCCGGCCCGCTCGATCCCGATCCGGTCGGCTGGCTCGGTGCGCTCGGCGGCGCGGCCAACATCACGTCGCTCGACGCGGTGGCCGCGACGCGTCTGCGCGTG
- the ptsP gene encoding phosphoenolpyruvate--protein phosphotransferase, with translation MERIEESRLMDPMNAAHGRFVLTAPLSGPVVPLASVPDPVFAEGLFGDGIGIDPLEGRMVAPCDGTVTHLARTGHAVTLQTAEGAEVLVHIGIDTVELNGDGFTARVEQGAQVRRGDLLIEFDVDAIACRAPSLVSVVAIANSDAFEVVGRAEAGDVRAGVTPLLALRARGAATEVVATEAVAVSSVETEARRSVTLSHAGGLHARPAARAREAARGFDARVEVRYRDRNAAVESIVGLLALGAAQGATIELVGIGRDAQKAIDAVADELTREAAGEANETPARQLSPAPGAVRQAGEPLPPNTLAGVCAAPGVAVGALVRWDDAELAPPELASGTSAAESRLLDNAIASVDAELNSSVRAASQRGAIGEAGIFTMHRVLLEDPTLIDAARDLISLGKSAGFAWRDAIRTQIAVLGQVDDPLLAERAADLRDIEKRVLRALGYAGTTARALPDEAVLAADEFTPSDLATLDRSRVTALVMARGGATSHAAIIARQAGIPALVAVGDALHAIPEGTQIVVDASAGRIEYAPSALDIERARLERSRLAGVREANRRTSQLAVATRDGRAIEVAANIATLDDASIAVENGADAVGLLRTELLFIHRQAAPSVEEHRQSYQSIVDTLAGRTAIIRTLDVGADKEVDYLTLPPEPNPALGLRGIRLAQVRPDLLDDQLRGLLAVQPAGAVRILLPMVTDVGELVRLRERIDAFARELGRADAIEVGVMIEVPSAALLADQLARHADFLSIGTNDLTQYTLAMDRCQANLAAQADGLHPAVLRLVDATVQGAQKHGKWVGVCGALAGDPLAVPLLVGLGVTELSVDPVSVPTVKARVRNLDYQLCRQRAQDALALESAQSVRAASREIWPLD, from the coding sequence ATGGAACGCATCGAGGAGTCTCGTCTGATGGACCCGATGAACGCGGCGCACGGCCGCTTCGTATTGACCGCGCCGCTCTCCGGGCCGGTCGTGCCGCTCGCGTCGGTTCCCGATCCGGTGTTCGCGGAAGGGCTGTTCGGCGACGGCATCGGCATCGATCCGCTCGAAGGCCGCATGGTCGCGCCGTGCGACGGCACGGTCACGCATCTCGCGCGCACGGGCCACGCGGTCACGCTGCAGACCGCCGAGGGCGCCGAGGTGCTCGTGCACATCGGCATCGACACGGTCGAACTGAACGGTGACGGCTTCACCGCGCGGGTCGAGCAGGGCGCGCAGGTGCGGCGCGGCGACCTGCTGATCGAATTCGACGTCGATGCGATCGCGTGCCGTGCGCCGAGCCTCGTGTCGGTGGTCGCGATCGCGAACTCCGACGCGTTCGAGGTGGTCGGCCGCGCGGAAGCGGGCGACGTGCGGGCCGGCGTCACGCCGCTGCTCGCGCTGCGCGCGCGGGGTGCCGCGACGGAGGTTGTCGCGACGGAAGCCGTCGCGGTTTCCTCGGTCGAGACCGAAGCGCGCCGCAGCGTGACGCTGTCGCACGCGGGCGGTTTGCACGCGCGTCCCGCCGCGCGCGCCAGAGAGGCCGCGCGCGGTTTCGACGCGCGCGTCGAGGTGCGCTACCGGGATCGCAACGCGGCGGTCGAGAGCATCGTCGGCCTGCTCGCGCTGGGCGCCGCGCAAGGAGCGACGATCGAACTGGTCGGCATCGGCCGCGACGCCCAGAAGGCGATCGACGCGGTCGCGGACGAACTGACGCGCGAAGCAGCAGGCGAGGCGAACGAGACGCCCGCGCGGCAGCTTTCGCCGGCACCGGGGGCCGTGCGTCAGGCGGGCGAGCCGTTGCCGCCGAACACGCTCGCGGGCGTATGTGCTGCGCCGGGCGTCGCGGTCGGCGCGCTGGTGCGCTGGGACGACGCCGAGCTTGCGCCGCCCGAACTCGCGAGCGGCACGTCGGCGGCCGAGAGCCGCCTGCTCGACAACGCGATCGCGAGCGTCGACGCCGAACTGAACAGCAGCGTGCGCGCGGCGTCGCAGCGCGGCGCGATCGGCGAGGCGGGCATCTTCACGATGCACCGCGTGCTGCTGGAAGATCCGACGCTGATCGACGCCGCACGCGATCTCATCAGCCTCGGCAAGAGCGCGGGTTTCGCGTGGCGTGATGCGATCCGCACGCAGATTGCCGTGCTCGGCCAGGTGGACGATCCGCTGCTCGCGGAGCGCGCGGCCGATTTGCGCGACATCGAAAAGCGCGTGCTGCGCGCGCTCGGTTACGCGGGCACGACCGCTCGCGCGCTGCCCGACGAAGCGGTGCTCGCCGCCGACGAATTCACGCCGTCCGATCTCGCGACGCTCGATCGCAGCCGCGTGACCGCGCTCGTGATGGCGCGCGGCGGCGCGACGTCGCACGCGGCGATCATCGCGCGGCAGGCGGGCATTCCGGCGCTCGTCGCGGTCGGCGACGCGCTGCATGCGATCCCCGAAGGCACGCAGATCGTCGTCGATGCGAGCGCGGGCCGCATCGAATACGCGCCGAGCGCGCTCGACATCGAACGCGCGCGGCTCGAACGCTCGCGCCTTGCCGGCGTGCGCGAAGCGAACCGGCGCACGTCGCAGCTGGCGGTGGCGACGCGCGACGGCCGCGCAATCGAGGTCGCCGCGAACATCGCGACGCTCGACGACGCGTCGATCGCCGTCGAAAACGGCGCGGACGCGGTCGGCCTGCTGCGCACCGAACTGCTGTTCATTCACCGCCAGGCTGCGCCGAGCGTCGAAGAGCATCGGCAGAGTTATCAGTCGATCGTCGATACGCTCGCCGGCCGCACCGCGATCATCCGCACGCTCGACGTCGGCGCGGACAAGGAAGTCGATTACCTGACGCTGCCGCCCGAGCCGAATCCGGCGCTCGGCCTGCGCGGCATCCGGCTCGCGCAGGTGCGCCCGGACCTGCTCGACGATCAACTGCGCGGACTGCTCGCGGTGCAGCCGGCCGGCGCGGTGCGGATCCTGCTGCCGATGGTCACCGACGTCGGCGAACTCGTGCGGCTGCGCGAGCGGATCGACGCGTTCGCGCGCGAACTCGGCCGCGCCGACGCGATCGAGGTCGGCGTGATGATCGAGGTGCCGTCGGCGGCGCTGCTTGCCGATCAACTGGCGCGTCACGCGGACTTCCTGTCGATCGGCACGAACGATCTCACGCAGTACACGCTCGCGATGGACCGCTGCCAGGCGAACCTCGCCGCGCAGGCCGACGGACTGCATCCGGCGGTGCTGCGGCTCGTCGATGCGACGGTGCAGGGCGCGCAGAAGCATGGCAAGTGGGTGGGCGTCTGCGGCGCGCTCGCCGGCGATCCGCTCGCGGTGCCGCTGCTCGTCGGGCTCGGCGTGACCGAACTGTCGGTCGATCCGGTGTCGGTACCGACGGTGAAAGCGCGCGTGCGCAACCTCGACTATCAACTGTGCCGTCAGCGCGCTCAGGATGCGCTCGCGCTCGAATCGGCGCAGTCGGTGCGCGCCGCGAGCCGCGAAATCTGGCCGCTCGACTGA
- a CDS encoding SIS domain-containing protein: MLNEALASAGVVAAQLADTSPVEALARRLDEAPRHVALTVARGSSDHAASYFASLTMSRIGVPVASLPMSIATLQQAPLRVRDQFALAFSQSGRSPDLVATMRALHDAGALTAAAVNVPGSPLAAAAGIELPLHAGPELSVAATKSYIAMLALSAQLVAFWQRDAAFVDALRALPDALERAGRLDWSKAVDELRDVSQMIVIGRGAGLAIAQEAALKLKETSGIQAEAFSSAEVRHGPMELIGRDYPLLVFAPRGPEQAGLLELARDMQKRGASVLLAAPPDVADAMLPLAPTADPALDPVAAILSFYVMAAALAAARGRNPDEPRYLHKVTETH, from the coding sequence ATGCTTAACGAGGCGCTGGCGTCGGCCGGCGTCGTGGCCGCGCAGCTTGCCGATACGTCGCCGGTCGAGGCGCTCGCGCGTCGGCTCGACGAAGCGCCGCGCCACGTCGCGCTGACCGTCGCGCGCGGCAGTTCGGACCATGCGGCGAGCTACTTCGCGTCGCTGACGATGAGCCGGATCGGCGTGCCGGTCGCATCGCTGCCGATGTCGATCGCGACGCTCCAGCAGGCGCCGCTGCGCGTGCGCGACCAGTTCGCGCTCGCGTTCTCCCAGTCGGGCAGGAGTCCCGACCTCGTCGCGACGATGCGCGCGCTGCACGACGCGGGCGCATTGACCGCCGCCGCCGTCAACGTTCCCGGCTCGCCGCTCGCGGCGGCGGCCGGCATCGAACTGCCGCTGCACGCCGGCCCGGAACTGAGCGTCGCGGCGACCAAGAGTTATATCGCGATGCTCGCGTTGTCCGCGCAACTGGTCGCGTTCTGGCAGCGCGACGCCGCGTTCGTCGATGCGCTGCGCGCGTTGCCGGACGCGCTCGAACGCGCGGGCCGGCTCGACTGGTCGAAGGCCGTCGACGAACTGCGCGACGTGTCGCAGATGATCGTGATCGGCCGCGGCGCGGGCCTCGCGATTGCGCAGGAAGCGGCGCTGAAGCTGAAGGAAACGTCGGGCATCCAGGCCGAGGCGTTTTCGAGCGCCGAGGTGCGGCACGGCCCGATGGAACTGATCGGCCGCGATTATCCGCTGCTCGTGTTCGCGCCGCGCGGCCCGGAACAGGCGGGGCTGCTCGAACTCGCGCGCGACATGCAGAAACGTGGCGCGAGCGTGCTGCTCGCCGCGCCGCCCGACGTCGCCGACGCAATGCTGCCGCTCGCGCCGACCGCCGATCCGGCGCTCGACCCGGTCGCGGCGATCCTGTCGTTCTACGTGATGGCGGCGGCGCTGGCCGCCGCGCGCGGCCGCAATCCGGACGAGCCGCGCTACCTGCACAAGGTCACGGAAACCCACTAG